The Stieleria maiorica genome includes the window CAGCCGCGACATCGACACCGCGCTCTGGTCGCTGGGGGTGACACACTTGGACGGGGTGTTTCTATCACACGCCGACGCGGATCATTACAACGCCTTGCCGGCGATCTTGGATCGATTTTCGGTCGACCAGATCATCACGCCACCGGCGATGTTGCACGGCGGTGACGCGGCCCTTGCGCCGGTTCGCGCGGCAATCGCCGATCACGGGATTCCCGTCCGCGAGGTCACTGCAGACGAGGTCACTGCAGACGAGGTCACTGCGGACGGGATCGCAGAGGAGGAGGGCGGGGCGAGGGTCGTGCCGGCGGGCATGTCGGTGTTGCATCCGTCCGGCCACCGCATCACCGGCAGCGACAACGCCAACAGCATGGTGTTGCGAATCGACCATGGCGGCGGAACGTTGTTGTTGCCGGGGGATTTGGAGCCGCCGGGGACCGGGGCGTTGGCATCACGGCCGCGGCCGCCGGCCGGTGGCGTGTTGATGGCACCCCACCATGGCAGTTTGTCGATGGACGCCGATGTGGTGTTGGCCTGGGCGCGGCCGCAGCAGACGATCGTCAGCGGCAGCCGTCGGGCGGCGCGGACGGAAGTCGAAGCGATGTTGTCGGTGACCGGCAGCGGCGTACACATCACCGCCCGCAGCGGTGCCATTCGGGTGCGACTGGATGACACTGGAAAAATCGGTATTCGAAGATGGTTGGAGAGTCCTTGGTGAGCCCTCGCCGACCGGTTGACTCTGGCCATTTTCACGGCGATGTGTACCATGACAGCCTGCAACGTGTTTGTCTCGGGACCGCTTTTGGAGCCAATTCGCCTGTGTTGGGAATCCTTCACCAGATTTCTATCACCTGTTTTTTCACCAGTTATCTGGTGGCGTTGCTGCTGGAGCTGACGCGGCTAGTCGGCCAATTCCGGTTTCGGATGGCGGCGGTGCTGGCGATGATGGGCGTGGGGCTGTTCACCCACATCAGCTACCTGTTTTTACGGGCCGTGGATCTGCCCGACGATGACGGCCGGGGGCTGTTGTCCAGCTGGGCCGAGTGGTCGCTGTTGTTGGCGCTGGGGCTGGCGATCTGTTTTTTGATCGCCTACGTCCGCCGCAGCGACACGATCATCAGTTTCTTTTTTCTGCCGCTGATCTTGCTGACCATCGGGCTAGGAATTTGGATCGGCGGTTGGGAGCGGTTTTCACGCACCGAAACGGCCAACGCGTGGCGATCGATTCATGGGTTGGCGATGATGATCGGGACCGGCGCGGTGTTGGTCGGTTTTCTGGCCGGGGTGATGTACCTGGTGCAATCCTGGCGTCTGAAGCACAAGCGGGCCGGGATGCGGGGGTTCCGTCTGCCGACGCTGGAGACGCTCGACTGGGCCAACCGACGGACGCTGGTGATCAGCACCGCCGCAGTGGGGATCGGGGTGGTTGCCGGTGCGATCATGAATTTGAATCAAAACGAGCACTTCGAATGGTCCGACGGCGGAATCCTGTTGTCGCTGGTTCTGTTCCTGTGGCTGGTGGCGGCCACGGCGATCGAGTTTCTGTACTCGCCGGCCAGCCGGGGGCGAAAGGCGTTCTACATGACGTTGGCCAGCCTGGGCTTTCTGGTCCTGGCGCTCGTCGGCGTCATCTTCAGTTCACACGGGGTGGGCTGATGAAACTGCAAATGATCGGCTGCAGTCACCACGACTCGGCCGTTGAATTCCGTGAACGGGTTGCGTTTTCGGGCGACCAAATCGATACGGCCTTGGACGAGTTCCGCCGGCGGTTTCCCAAAGGCGAATTGGTGCTGCTGAGCACGTGTAATCGGACCGAGCTGTACACGACGACCGACGAAGAGTTCTCGCTCGATCGCGACGCCGTGATCCGGTTTCTGGCCGAACAACATCAGCTGCCGGCCGATGAAGTCGTCGAGCAGATGATCTATCGCAGCGGACATGATGCGGTCGAACACCTGTTCACGGTCGCATCGAGTCTGGACAGCATGGTGATCGGCGAATCCCAAATCCTCTCACAGGTCAAACAGGCCTACGATTTGGCCTGTCAATCGGGATCGGCCGGTCCGCTGACGCACGCCGTCTTTCAAGCCGCCAATCATGCGGCCAAGCGGGTGCAAACGGAGACGGAGATTCATCGCCGACGGGTCAGCGTGCCCAGCGTGGCGGTGGGCGAAGTCGTTCCGGAAGTGTTCGATTCGTTGGTCGGCAAACGGGTGTTGATCTGCGGTGCCGGGGAGATGGGCGAAGAAACGCTTCGTTATCTGATCCAAGCCGGGGCGAACGACATCGTGGTTTTGAACCGATCGCTGGAGCGAGCCAAGGGCCTGGCCGATGCGTTTTCGATCCGATACGCCCCTTGGGAGAGTTTGTTGGATCAGGTCGTTCAAGCGGACTTGATGGTCGGCACGACGGCGGCGACCGAACCGATTTTGACCTACGAGCAATACGCCAAACTGCGATCGCAGCGACGCGACCGAGTGCTGTTGGTGTTGGACCTGGCCGTGCCGCGTGACTTCGACGCCCGGCTGGACGATTTTCCCAACCTGTACCTTTACCAGATCGACGACTTGCAGGCGGCGTGCCAGCGAAATCGGCACGAGCGGGAGAAGGAGTGGCCCAAAGCGCAGCGGATCATCACGGAGGAAACGCAGCGTTTATTGACCGATTTGAATCATCGCGCGACTGGTCCGGTGATCAAACGTTTGCGGCAGCACGCGCAGCAGATCAAACAGGACGAACTGGAGCGGTTGCTGCCCAAGTTACGCGCCTTGGGCGGTGAACCGGCAATGCAAAAAGAGATCGAGAAATCGCTTGACCGGTTGATCAACAAGTTGTTGCACCCGCCGCTATCGTCATTGAAAGAGGACGCGGCCGAGGGGCATCAAAAGGGGCTGGTCAAGGCGTTGCGGGAGCTATTCCGGCTGGGGGATTGATCGATCTCAATCCCACTCTTCGTCGTCGCCATCGCCGTCGTCATCCCAGTCGTCTTCTTCATCGTCGTCCCAGTCATCGGCTTCATCGTCGTCGAAGTCTTCTGATTCTTCGTCGTCATCGCCGAAGTCGTCGTCATCCTCGTCGTCGACTTCTTCCCAGTCGTCGTCCTCTTCGGCGTCTTCGTCCTCGTCGTCCTCCTCCTCGTCGTCGTCCTCGTCGATGTCGTCCCAGTCTTCGTCTTCGTCGTCGAAGTCATGATCGCCTTCGTACAGATCATCTTCTTCGTCTTCGATCACCGCCAGCGGCGTATCGACAACGGGATCGACGGGAAACCACAGCAACGAATCATCGACCAGATGACCCGTCGTCGGTTCGGGAGAGGATGCAAACGGGTTGGTTGGGGTGACCGATGCGAAAGCAA containing:
- a CDS encoding cytochrome c biogenesis protein CcsA; translation: MLGILHQISITCFFTSYLVALLLELTRLVGQFRFRMAAVLAMMGVGLFTHISYLFLRAVDLPDDDGRGLLSSWAEWSLLLALGLAICFLIAYVRRSDTIISFFFLPLILLTIGLGIWIGGWERFSRTETANAWRSIHGLAMMIGTGAVLVGFLAGVMYLVQSWRLKHKRAGMRGFRLPTLETLDWANRRTLVISTAAVGIGVVAGAIMNLNQNEHFEWSDGGILLSLVLFLWLVAATAIEFLYSPASRGRKAFYMTLASLGFLVLALVGVIFSSHGVG
- the hemA gene encoding glutamyl-tRNA reductase translates to MKLQMIGCSHHDSAVEFRERVAFSGDQIDTALDEFRRRFPKGELVLLSTCNRTELYTTTDEEFSLDRDAVIRFLAEQHQLPADEVVEQMIYRSGHDAVEHLFTVASSLDSMVIGESQILSQVKQAYDLACQSGSAGPLTHAVFQAANHAAKRVQTETEIHRRRVSVPSVAVGEVVPEVFDSLVGKRVLICGAGEMGEETLRYLIQAGANDIVVLNRSLERAKGLADAFSIRYAPWESLLDQVVQADLMVGTTAATEPILTYEQYAKLRSQRRDRVLLVLDLAVPRDFDARLDDFPNLYLYQIDDLQAACQRNRHEREKEWPKAQRIITEETQRLLTDLNHRATGPVIKRLRQHAQQIKQDELERLLPKLRALGGEPAMQKEIEKSLDRLINKLLHPPLSSLKEDAAEGHQKGLVKALRELFRLGD